A region from the Anomaloglossus baeobatrachus isolate aAnoBae1 chromosome 11, aAnoBae1.hap1, whole genome shotgun sequence genome encodes:
- the LOC142257006 gene encoding FXYD domain-containing ion transport regulator 3-like has protein sequence MPDVCVTLFLMLASAPLYHATSGAETPERDPFEYDYKSLQIAGLIMAGVLCAMGIIILISGKCRCKFNQKEQMRRSQDPQLITPGSASRC, from the exons ATGCCGGACGTCTGTGTCACCTTGTTCCTGATGCTGGCAT CTGCGCCTCTTTACCACGCTACGTCAGGAGCAGAAACCCCAG AGCGAGATCCATTTGAATATG ATTACAAGTCTCTGCAGATCGCTGGACTCATTATGGCCGGAGTGCTGTGCGCTATGGGAATCATCATTTTAATAA GTGGAAAATGCAGATGTAAATTCAACCAGAAGGA ACAAATGAGAAGATCCCAAGACCCTCAGCTTATTACACCAG GGAGCGCCAGTCGCTGCTGA